One segment of Arenicella xantha DNA contains the following:
- a CDS encoding cyclase family protein, which produces MSLNKRKLVDLSVTLENSLYTDPPPLLPKIDYMDHQSGWPEMGAMFPGLKKEDMPGDEAWAAETLHITTHSGTHMDAPWHYASTTDGGSPAYGIDELPLEWCLQPGVKLDFRDLPDGHVVTADEIRAELARIDHELQPLDIVLVNTRAGSVYGEPGYLDAGVGIGREGTLYMLEQGVRVVGTDAWSWDAPFSFTRERFKESGDPAIIWEGHKAGRDIGYGQMEKLSNLECLPATGFLVSCFPYKIKHASAGFVRAVAILDE; this is translated from the coding sequence ATGAGTTTAAATAAACGAAAATTAGTAGATTTATCGGTTACGTTAGAGAACAGTTTGTATACCGACCCGCCACCTTTGCTGCCCAAGATTGATTACATGGATCATCAATCAGGATGGCCAGAGATGGGTGCAATGTTTCCTGGCTTAAAGAAAGAAGACATGCCTGGCGATGAGGCATGGGCTGCTGAAACACTGCATATTACTACGCATAGTGGAACTCATATGGATGCGCCTTGGCATTACGCTTCTACCACTGATGGTGGAAGCCCTGCATATGGTATTGATGAATTACCGTTGGAGTGGTGTTTGCAACCGGGAGTCAAGCTCGATTTTCGCGATCTGCCCGACGGCCATGTGGTGACCGCTGATGAGATTCGAGCAGAGTTGGCTAGAATCGACCACGAGTTACAGCCGCTTGACATCGTATTGGTGAATACGCGCGCAGGATCTGTATACGGTGAACCAGGATATTTAGACGCCGGTGTGGGTATAGGACGTGAAGGGACCCTGTATATGTTGGAGCAGGGCGTGCGTGTTGTTGGTACCGATGCTTGGAGCTGGGATGCACCATTTAGTTTTACGCGTGAACGTTTTAAAGAAAGTGGTGACCCAGCGATTATTTGGGAAGGTCACAAAGCAGGTCGTGACATTGGTTATGGCCAAATGGAGAAACTTTCCAATTTAGAGTGCTTGCCTGCTACTGGGTTTTTAGTCTCTTGTTTCCCATACAAAATCAAACATGCATCGGCTGGCTTTGTACGCGCTGTTGCTATTTTAGATGAATAA
- a CDS encoding fumarylacetoacetate hydrolase family protein, which produces MKLATLHDGSRDGRLVIVSTDLSRAVHAGDCAPTMQVAIERWDNVVGELQQRYVALNKNQLEDAFDFDVSQAMAPLPRAWQWLDGSCFLNHGELMQKAFHLDPIADADTIPLMYQGAGDDFLGSRDDIRLPSEAHGIDFEGEFAVLVDEVSMGCSTAQAMEHVKLILQLNDISLRALAPREMKTGFGFVQSKATTSFAPVAVTPDELGAAWSNARINLPLKVEWNGKWFGHPHGGEMNFGFDELIAHAALTRKLSAGTLIGSGTVSNADRAAGSACISERRAIEMIEHGAPKTEFMKFGDSIRMQALLPDDAELFGSIDQKVVNASIK; this is translated from the coding sequence ATGAAACTAGCAACTTTACATGACGGGAGTCGCGATGGTCGATTAGTCATTGTTTCGACAGACTTGAGCCGCGCAGTGCATGCTGGAGACTGTGCGCCGACGATGCAAGTCGCGATTGAGCGATGGGACAACGTTGTGGGGGAACTTCAGCAACGCTACGTGGCGCTGAATAAGAATCAGTTAGAGGATGCATTTGACTTCGATGTATCGCAGGCCATGGCTCCATTGCCACGAGCTTGGCAATGGCTAGATGGCTCCTGTTTTCTCAATCACGGCGAGCTAATGCAAAAGGCCTTTCATTTAGATCCGATAGCCGACGCCGACACCATTCCATTGATGTATCAAGGTGCCGGTGATGATTTTCTGGGATCTCGCGATGATATTCGATTGCCGAGCGAAGCGCATGGAATTGATTTTGAAGGCGAGTTCGCCGTGTTGGTCGACGAAGTCTCGATGGGGTGTTCGACCGCGCAGGCGATGGAGCATGTGAAGCTGATTCTGCAACTCAATGACATTAGTTTGCGTGCACTAGCACCGCGAGAAATGAAAACTGGGTTTGGTTTTGTTCAATCCAAGGCCACCACTAGTTTTGCGCCAGTTGCGGTTACGCCGGATGAATTAGGTGCCGCTTGGAGCAATGCACGAATCAATTTGCCATTAAAGGTGGAGTGGAATGGTAAGTGGTTTGGTCATCCACACGGCGGTGAAATGAATTTTGGCTTTGACGAATTGATTGCTCACGCGGCGTTAACCCGCAAGTTGAGTGCCGGCACTTTGATTGGTTCTGGAACAGTTTCTAATGCGGATCGCGCTGCCGGATCAGCCTGTATATCTGAGCGTCGTGCCATTGAAATGATTGAGCATGGTGCGCCGAAAACTGAGTTTATGAAGTTTGGTGACTCTATTCGTATGCAAGCATTACTACCAGATGACGCTGAACTGTTTGGTTCAATTGATCAAAAAGTTGTAAACGCTAGCATCAAATAA
- a CDS encoding MBL fold metallo-hydrolase, with product MKMFRFISTVMTAMLMHAASAAENSSVSNQWITLGTMGGPIPNPTHSQPANALLVGSSAYIVDAGDGAAGQLVTAGHSLRDVRAVFISHLHFDHTAGLAAIIALRWQANVPGKLAIYGPPGIKQTVAGIFSYMDYAAQGHYGVPGQKSMPVDNNVEVIEIADGTVLKLEDFTVTAVRNSHYSWPQGSKEWEKFQALSFKFELPNRTIVYTGDTGPSTAVVELAKDADLFVSEMMDIDYIIAEIKRTSPNMPAVALKNIEKHLRHHHITPEQVGDMADQAGVKQVVVTHMAPGEDDPAKVAAYTERVKSKFSGEVVMAKDLDRF from the coding sequence ATGAAAATGTTTCGATTTATTAGTACGGTTATGACTGCCATGCTCATGCACGCGGCGAGCGCTGCTGAGAATTCTTCGGTTAGTAATCAATGGATTACCCTTGGCACTATGGGCGGCCCGATTCCTAACCCTACCCACTCTCAGCCTGCCAACGCGTTGCTGGTTGGCAGTAGTGCGTATATTGTGGATGCCGGCGACGGCGCAGCAGGTCAGCTGGTTACCGCCGGGCACTCGCTACGAGATGTTCGTGCGGTGTTTATCAGTCATCTACATTTTGATCATACGGCGGGCCTTGCAGCAATTATTGCGCTGCGTTGGCAAGCGAATGTCCCTGGCAAATTAGCGATTTACGGCCCGCCAGGAATTAAACAGACGGTCGCCGGTATCTTTAGCTATATGGACTACGCTGCACAGGGGCATTACGGCGTGCCAGGTCAGAAGTCGATGCCGGTGGACAATAATGTTGAAGTCATAGAAATTGCAGATGGCACTGTATTGAAATTGGAAGACTTTACCGTAACTGCGGTTCGCAATAGTCATTACAGTTGGCCGCAAGGCAGTAAGGAATGGGAAAAATTTCAGGCGCTCTCGTTCAAATTCGAGTTGCCAAATAGAACCATCGTTTACACCGGTGACACTGGTCCATCAACTGCGGTGGTCGAACTGGCAAAAGATGCAGACTTGTTCGTCAGTGAAATGATGGATATTGACTACATCATCGCCGAAATAAAGCGTACTAGCCCGAATATGCCAGCAGTAGCCCTCAAGAATATCGAGAAACATCTGCGCCACCACCACATAACGCCTGAGCAGGTCGGCGATATGGCTGACCAAGCCGGTGTTAAGCAAGTTGTCGTGACACATATGGCGCCTGGTGAAGATGATCCTGCCAAAGTTGCCGCCTACACTGAGCGTGTCAAATCAAAGTTTTCTGGTGAGGTTGTGATGGCTAAAGACTTAGATCGCTTCTAA
- a CDS encoding MFS transporter has product MSNANNGAEQAGRSATTKHGIMLLLAAVMPPMAIITLVPVLPLLMREFSGVEGFQFLVPIAMTIPALCVALFSPLAGWISDRVGRKNLLITALVLYAGIGVVPFFLSDIKQIIVARIILGVAEAVIMTIATALIGDYFKGKERERWVALQIATVSLSAIVLIAVGGILGEVLGSRGPFLLYLLALPVAAAIAIILFEPERSASSLSTASDKLPLARILPLLLTTLFVGIIFYTIIVKLGVILGLSADVSPGQIGAIGAAANVGVALGSVLFGRFKGASGPMLVLIGLVLAAAGYMGAGLSTSLAMTTVSVIIASLGFGMLLPTMLTWVLQLLPENVRGRGTGLWTGVFFFGQFFAPLLAAGLQNQLGGLANVLLLFAGLCALGVVVAAFKLKGAESLLTK; this is encoded by the coding sequence ATGAGTAACGCGAATAATGGTGCTGAACAGGCTGGCAGATCAGCGACCACCAAACACGGAATAATGCTCTTGTTGGCGGCCGTTATGCCGCCGATGGCGATAATTACATTGGTGCCGGTATTGCCCTTGTTAATGCGGGAATTTAGTGGGGTTGAAGGATTCCAATTCTTGGTGCCAATCGCCATGACTATTCCAGCGCTATGCGTTGCGCTGTTTTCGCCGCTTGCCGGATGGATATCCGACCGTGTTGGTCGCAAGAATCTGTTGATTACCGCTCTGGTGCTGTATGCGGGCATTGGTGTTGTGCCGTTTTTCCTGAGTGATATTAAACAGATCATTGTAGCGCGGATCATTTTGGGCGTGGCCGAAGCGGTTATTATGACCATTGCTACTGCCTTAATCGGCGACTATTTTAAAGGTAAGGAGCGCGAGCGCTGGGTTGCCTTGCAGATCGCCACTGTCAGTCTGAGCGCAATTGTGCTAATCGCCGTGGGCGGTATTCTTGGCGAAGTACTCGGGTCGCGCGGTCCATTTTTATTGTATTTACTCGCACTCCCAGTGGCAGCGGCGATCGCGATTATATTATTCGAGCCTGAGCGCTCAGCATCGAGTCTATCAACTGCCAGCGACAAGCTGCCGTTAGCTCGCATTCTGCCACTGTTATTGACGACGCTATTTGTCGGCATTATTTTCTATACGATCATTGTGAAGCTTGGCGTCATTCTGGGACTTTCTGCGGACGTCTCACCTGGACAAATCGGTGCAATCGGTGCGGCTGCCAATGTCGGCGTCGCGTTAGGATCGGTATTGTTTGGGCGTTTTAAAGGTGCGTCGGGTCCAATGTTAGTTTTGATTGGGCTTGTTTTGGCGGCAGCAGGTTATATGGGAGCCGGACTCTCGACATCACTAGCCATGACTACCGTGTCGGTGATAATCGCGAGCCTCGGTTTTGGGATGTTGTTACCGACTATGCTGACTTGGGTGCTGCAACTACTGCCTGAAAATGTCCGTGGTCGCGGAACCGGTTTATGGACCGGTGTGTTCTTCTTTGGACAATTTTTTGCGCCACTGCTTGCAGCCGGTTTGCAAAATCAACTAGGCGGTTTGGCGAATGTGCTGTTGTTGTTCGCCGGTCTCTGTGCACTTGGCGTCGTAGTCGCTGCATTCAAGCTCAAAGGAGCTGAGAGCCTGCTGACTAAGTAA
- a CDS encoding siderophore-interacting protein — translation MNRRPPPRTLEVLRKQLLTPHMLRVTLGGIGLEGFPEDSNGGYIKLRLAEPIDEAGKPLVRTYTVRHHRPELRELDVDFVVHESEGPAASWAQTCQVGDVIQVGGPGPKKLLDFSADWFLLAGDMSALPAISANIERMPADATGYVLLEIIHEDDRQALDFPPNLQVDWIVNSDPETPNSILLDRVKTLTWLAGRPSVWVAGEFSQSLAIRAFMKSERKVTRDQMYASSYWQIGHTEDSHKVSKAGIQA, via the coding sequence ATGAATAGACGCCCGCCACCGCGCACTCTCGAAGTGCTACGCAAACAATTGTTGACGCCGCATATGCTCAGGGTGACGCTTGGTGGCATCGGCCTCGAAGGTTTTCCTGAGGATTCCAATGGAGGCTATATCAAGCTGCGGTTAGCCGAGCCGATTGACGAAGCTGGCAAACCGTTAGTGCGAACTTATACCGTTCGGCACCACCGACCTGAGTTGCGCGAGTTGGACGTCGATTTTGTCGTTCATGAAAGCGAAGGGCCGGCAGCCAGTTGGGCGCAAACCTGTCAGGTTGGTGATGTGATTCAAGTAGGTGGGCCGGGTCCTAAAAAGTTATTGGATTTCAGTGCCGATTGGTTTTTGTTAGCTGGTGATATGAGCGCATTACCGGCAATCAGTGCCAACATTGAACGTATGCCGGCTGATGCAACTGGCTATGTGCTGCTTGAGATTATCCACGAGGACGACCGGCAGGCGCTTGATTTTCCACCGAACTTGCAGGTTGACTGGATCGTTAATAGTGATCCCGAGACTCCGAATAGCATTTTGCTAGATCGCGTAAAAACACTCACTTGGTTGGCTGGACGACCTTCTGTTTGGGTTGCTGGCGAATTCAGCCAATCGTTGGCGATTCGCGCGTTTATGAAATCCGAACGTAAGGTTACACGGGATCAAATGTATGCCAGCAGTTACTGGCAAATAGGGCATACCGAAGACTCTCATAAAGTGTCGAAAGCGGGCATTCAAGCATAA
- a CDS encoding DoxX family protein yields MKFLKRWDQELLSILRIVAAFMFTLHGTQKIFGFPIDARYAWDLWTLSPGAAGMLEIVLGPLLLVGLFTRPAAFVLSGLMAFAYFIAHAPQSFYPIANGGENAVLYCFVFLYFAAAGGGKWSLDRLRKS; encoded by the coding sequence ATGAAATTTCTTAAAAGGTGGGATCAAGAGTTGCTCAGCATCTTGCGAATCGTAGCCGCGTTTATGTTTACTTTGCACGGCACACAAAAGATCTTTGGGTTTCCAATTGATGCGCGCTATGCATGGGATTTGTGGACGCTCTCTCCGGGCGCCGCTGGAATGCTGGAAATTGTGCTTGGCCCATTGTTGTTGGTCGGCCTATTCACGCGACCGGCAGCGTTCGTGTTGTCAGGGTTGATGGCGTTTGCGTACTTTATTGCGCATGCGCCACAGAGTTTTTATCCAATTGCTAATGGTGGCGAAAATGCTGTGTTGTATTGTTTTGTGTTTTTGTATTTTGCGGCCGCTGGCGGGGGTAAGTGGAGTCTTGATCGGTTGCGAAAATCATGA
- a CDS encoding MBL fold metallo-hydrolase — MKNSMVRQSICLLAYGLLVVASQSQSADAADASTATADSVESVFVTLGTAGGPDAQASRAQPANALVVGDDLYLVDAGDGAAGQLVKAGFRVPKVKGLFISHNHFDHTGGVLALLGLRMQLVVKDTLTIYGPPGTQSFIDGLLVGMEPARQAAYGMPGQSWQANVEVKELVAGSVVELNGVTVTVAENTHFKIPESSHSEEKAKSLSFRFDMPDRSIVFTGDTGPSEALEKLAKGADMLISEMMDIPAVLDIIRKVNPNMPQRQLDAIEWHFRAHHVLPHQVGEMAAKAGVERVVVTHMVPNIRDEAMAERYRAEIAEGFDGDIEIANDLDRF, encoded by the coding sequence ATGAAAAATTCAATGGTTAGGCAATCAATTTGCCTGTTGGCATACGGCCTGCTAGTGGTCGCAAGTCAAAGTCAGTCGGCTGATGCAGCGGATGCGTCTACGGCAACGGCCGACAGCGTCGAAAGTGTGTTTGTTACGCTCGGAACAGCAGGGGGGCCTGATGCTCAGGCCTCTCGCGCGCAGCCGGCTAATGCTTTGGTAGTCGGAGACGACTTATATTTAGTTGATGCTGGCGATGGCGCAGCGGGCCAGTTGGTAAAAGCTGGGTTTCGTGTTCCGAAAGTTAAAGGTCTATTTATCAGTCACAATCATTTTGATCACACCGGAGGTGTATTAGCACTTCTTGGTTTGCGTATGCAGCTAGTGGTCAAAGATACGCTGACAATTTACGGACCTCCCGGAACTCAAAGTTTTATCGACGGTTTGTTAGTTGGCATGGAGCCTGCACGGCAAGCGGCTTACGGCATGCCAGGCCAATCGTGGCAGGCAAATGTTGAGGTTAAAGAGTTGGTCGCTGGTTCGGTGGTTGAGCTTAACGGCGTAACCGTGACGGTAGCTGAAAACACACACTTTAAGATTCCCGAAAGCAGCCATTCAGAGGAAAAAGCTAAATCGTTGTCGTTTCGCTTCGACATGCCAGATCGCTCGATTGTCTTCACCGGTGATACCGGCCCAAGCGAGGCGCTTGAAAAGCTGGCAAAGGGGGCGGATATGTTAATCAGTGAGATGATGGATATCCCGGCTGTACTGGATATTATTCGTAAGGTGAATCCGAATATGCCTCAGCGGCAGCTCGACGCTATCGAATGGCATTTTCGTGCGCATCACGTGTTGCCACATCAAGTTGGTGAAATGGCGGCTAAGGCTGGAGTCGAGCGAGTGGTGGTAACCCATATGGTGCCCAATATCCGCGATGAAGCCATGGCGGAACGTTATCGTGCTGAAATAGCTGAAGGATTTGACGGTGACATCGAGATCGCTAATGACCTAGATCGATTCTGA